The Methanofervidicoccus sp. A16 genome has a segment encoding these proteins:
- the purB gene encoding adenylosuccinate lyase: MAVHPIDYRYGSEEMKRIWDEENKLQKMLEVEGAIAKAQGELGIIPKEAAMEICRKASTKYVKLERVKEIEREIRHDVMAMVKALAEVCEGDAGEYIHFGVTSNDIVDTAQSLQFKETIDILLRKLEELKEELLKKAEEHKYTVCIGRTHGQHAIPTTYGMRFALWASEIQRHIDRLKECRERLCVSMVTGAVGTMAALGEKGMEVHKRVGEILGLTPVLISNQVIQRDRHGEFLALLALIAQTLNKIGVTVRNMQRTEIGELEEEFDPTKQVGSSTMPHKRNPITFEQICGLSRVIKANALAEFDNIPLWEERDLTNSSAERCLFPESCVLLDHILNLCIKGIRKLKVNKENVKKNLELTKGLIMAERVMITLAKKGMGRQRAHEVVRRCAMRAYEEDRHLKDVLREDDEVMKYLSEEELEELFDYSTYIGLAPEIVDNVIRELKR; this comes from the coding sequence ATGGCAGTGCATCCTATAGACTACAGATACGGTTCCGAGGAGATGAAGAGGATCTGGGACGAGGAGAATAAACTACAGAAGATGCTTGAGGTAGAGGGTGCCATTGCAAAGGCTCAGGGGGAACTTGGTATTATACCTAAGGAGGCTGCGATGGAGATCTGTAGGAAGGCTTCTACAAAGTACGTGAAGTTAGAGAGGGTTAAGGAGATCGAGAGGGAGATAAGACATGACGTTATGGCTATGGTGAAGGCTCTTGCAGAGGTGTGTGAGGGGGATGCTGGAGAGTACATCCACTTTGGTGTAACCTCCAACGACATAGTAGATACTGCCCAGTCCCTACAGTTCAAGGAAACTATAGACATTCTACTTAGAAAGTTGGAGGAGTTAAAGGAGGAACTACTTAAGAAGGCAGAGGAGCATAAATACACCGTCTGTATCGGAAGAACCCATGGACAACATGCCATCCCTACAACCTACGGTATGAGGTTCGCCCTCTGGGCATCTGAGATCCAGAGGCATATAGACAGACTTAAGGAGTGTAGAGAGAGACTCTGTGTCTCCATGGTTACTGGGGCTGTAGGTACCATGGCAGCACTTGGGGAGAAGGGTATGGAGGTACATAAGAGGGTAGGGGAGATCTTAGGATTGACACCAGTTCTTATCTCCAACCAGGTTATCCAGAGGGATAGACATGGGGAGTTTCTGGCCCTTCTTGCCCTTATTGCCCAGACCCTAAACAAGATAGGGGTAACTGTTAGAAACATGCAGAGGACGGAGATTGGAGAGTTGGAGGAGGAGTTCGATCCTACGAAACAGGTTGGAAGTTCCACAATGCCCCATAAGAGAAACCCAATAACCTTCGAACAGATCTGTGGCCTCTCAAGAGTAATCAAGGCAAATGCCCTTGCAGAATTTGACAACATTCCTCTATGGGAGGAGAGGGATCTGACAAACTCCTCTGCAGAGAGGTGTCTCTTCCCAGAATCCTGTGTACTCTTGGATCACATATTAAATTTATGTATAAAGGGTATTAGGAAGTTGAAGGTAAATAAGGAGAATGTAAAGAAAAACTTGGAACTGACAAAGGGACTTATAATGGCTGAGAGGGTAATGATAACCCTTGCTAAAAAGGGCATGGGAAGACAGAGAGCCCACGAGGTAGTAAGAAGATGTGCCATGAGGGCATACGAGGAGGATAGACATTTGAAGGATGTTCTAAGGGAAGACGATGAGGTTATGAAGTATCTCAGTGAGGAGGAGTTGGAGGAGTTATTTGATTACTCCACCTATATAGGACTAGCCCCAGAGATCGTGGATAACGTTATAAGGGAGTTGAAGAGATGA
- a CDS encoding molybdopterin biosynthesis protein has protein sequence MKRFLKLSTIEEGKEIIKKFLEKIGWEEVDLFESVNRVLAEDVVAEMDVPPFDRALMDGYAVRSEDTYLADEDNPVILKVVGSIRAGDSPNIEVKSGEAVEIATGAPIPKGCDAVVMVEYTERDGDSVKIYQGVAPHENIQYCGSDIMAGELVLRRGTLLSPRDIGALAAIGRRRVKVKRRLRVALISTGDELIDPGKPLEDYKIYDVNTYTLAASIRERGWDFKFYGIVRDREEDLIRTVKRTIEDNNDIVILSGGTSAGRGDLTAKVIEKLGGEIHIHGMKIKPGKPTVIGTVPGRDGTPKLILGLPGYPTSCLTVFNVLFGGEERSIRGHFPLRYMSAKGRVEYLPVSVVRGSEGYTVYPILKGSGAITSLTYSDGYVVIEESKEILEDEPVEVCLFGNIKFGLSIVGSHCIGVDIILREGNIYAKTINVGSIGGLLSIKRGEGDIAGIHLLGENGEYNIPFLERYNVKDAVLVRGYIRRQGFIVRRDLPLETLEDILENIDKYKFINRNKGSGTRILFDKFLKERGIDRSKIKGYNIEAKTHSAVGMAVATGRADIGVGIETVAKQYNLRFIPIGEEHYDFLIRSEKLEDEDVMRFIETLKRVDLPFKKPSNCGEVIYKC, from the coding sequence ATTAAGAGGTTTTTAAAACTCTCAACTATAGAGGAGGGAAAGGAAATAATAAAAAAATTCTTGGAGAAAATAGGATGGGAAGAGGTAGATCTATTCGAATCTGTAAATAGAGTACTGGCAGAGGATGTTGTTGCAGAGATGGACGTACCTCCTTTTGATAGGGCACTTATGGATGGTTATGCTGTTAGATCTGAGGATACCTATCTGGCTGATGAAGACAATCCAGTGATACTTAAGGTTGTTGGGAGTATAAGGGCCGGAGACTCTCCAAATATTGAGGTTAAAAGTGGGGAGGCTGTGGAGATAGCAACTGGGGCACCTATACCTAAGGGCTGTGATGCTGTAGTTATGGTGGAGTATACAGAGAGGGATGGAGACAGTGTAAAGATATATCAGGGCGTTGCACCCCATGAGAATATACAGTACTGTGGTAGCGACATCATGGCTGGAGAACTTGTGTTGAGGAGGGGCACATTACTGTCTCCAAGGGATATTGGAGCATTGGCGGCTATAGGGAGGAGGAGGGTAAAGGTTAAGAGGAGGTTGAGAGTAGCGTTGATATCCACTGGAGATGAGTTAATAGATCCTGGAAAACCTCTGGAGGATTACAAGATATACGACGTCAATACCTACACCTTGGCAGCCTCCATAAGGGAGAGGGGCTGGGATTTCAAATTCTACGGCATTGTAAGGGATAGAGAGGAGGATCTTATAAGAACTGTTAAGAGAACTATAGAGGATAACAACGATATAGTGATCCTAAGTGGTGGCACCTCTGCTGGAAGGGGAGATCTAACTGCCAAGGTAATAGAGAAACTTGGAGGGGAGATACACATCCATGGGATGAAGATAAAACCTGGGAAGCCAACTGTAATAGGCACTGTGCCTGGAAGGGATGGTACTCCTAAGTTAATTCTAGGACTTCCAGGTTATCCTACATCCTGTTTAACAGTGTTTAACGTACTCTTTGGAGGGGAGGAGAGGAGTATAAGGGGACACTTCCCACTTAGATATATGTCTGCAAAGGGGAGGGTGGAGTATCTACCTGTATCTGTAGTTAGAGGTAGTGAGGGATACACTGTTTATCCTATTCTCAAGGGTAGTGGTGCTATTACCTCCCTAACTTACAGTGATGGGTACGTTGTTATAGAGGAGAGTAAGGAGATACTGGAGGACGAGCCTGTTGAGGTATGTCTCTTTGGGAATATAAAGTTTGGACTTAGTATAGTAGGTAGTCACTGTATAGGTGTGGATATTATACTTAGGGAGGGTAACATCTATGCAAAGACTATCAACGTAGGTTCCATAGGTGGGTTGTTGTCTATAAAGAGAGGTGAGGGAGATATTGCAGGGATACATTTACTTGGGGAGAATGGGGAGTACAATATCCCCTTCTTAGAGAGATATAATGTTAAAGATGCAGTACTTGTTAGAGGGTATATAAGGAGACAGGGTTTTATAGTTAGAAGGGATCTCCCATTAGAAACCTTGGAGGATATCTTAGAAAACATTGATAAATATAAATTTATAAACAGGAATAAGGGCTCAGGTACAAGGATACTCTTTGATAAATTTCTAAAGGAGAGAGGCATTGATAGGAGTAAAATAAAAGGTTATAACATAGAGGCGAAAACCCACTCTGCAGTTGGAATGGCAGTTGCCACAGGTAGGGCAGATATAGGGGTAGGTATTGAAACTGTTGCTAAGCAGTATAACTTGAGGTTTATACCTATAGGTGAGGAGCATTATGATTTTCTTATTAGATCTGAGAAGTTAGAGGATGAAGATGTTATGAGATTTATTGAAACCTTGAAGAGAGTAGATCTGCCCTTTAAAAAACCTTCAAACTGTGGGGAGGTAATATATAAGTGTTAA
- a CDS encoding RraA family protein, with amino-acid sequence MMILKDVSVPNLSDAGAKVLKGIKPVDNIRGVVFGEAFTVKTSSEDWGTVVKSISYSRGKVIVVECEGEECAVWGGLASLNAKLKGVVAVVIDGYVRDLEDIRRIRFPVFSRGYTPNAGSPLDRGVMGVPVKCGGTTVKPGDIVVGDCNGVVVIERERIGEVLERVKEIKRKEGKIRDRIMRGVDLRDILGLE; translated from the coding sequence ATGATGATCCTAAAAGATGTCTCAGTTCCAAACCTCTCTGACGCTGGAGCGAAGGTACTTAAAGGTATAAAACCTGTGGATAACATTCGGGGTGTGGTATTTGGAGAGGCCTTTACAGTTAAAACATCTTCAGAGGATTGGGGCACAGTTGTAAAATCTATCTCCTACAGTAGGGGGAAAGTTATAGTTGTAGAATGTGAGGGAGAGGAGTGTGCAGTATGGGGAGGTTTAGCCTCATTAAATGCTAAGTTAAAGGGGGTTGTTGCAGTGGTGATAGATGGTTATGTAAGGGATCTGGAAGACATTAGGAGGATCAGGTTTCCAGTATTCTCAAGGGGATATACACCTAATGCTGGGAGTCCTTTAGATAGGGGAGTTATGGGAGTACCTGTGAAGTGTGGTGGCACTACTGTAAAACCTGGGGATATAGTAGTTGGAGACTGCAACGGTGTTGTGGTTATAGAGAGGGAGAGAATTGGGGAAGTGCTTGAGAGGGTTAAGGAGATTAAGAGAAAGGAAGGTAAGATAAGGGATAGGATTATGAGGGGGGTGGATCTAAGGGATATTTTGGGATTGGAGTAA
- the thpR gene encoding RNA 2',3'-cyclic phosphodiesterase, whose amino-acid sequence MRCFLAIELSDEIVEGLEDLKRNFKIDGIKLVEKENLHITVKFLGEIEEKTVEDIKSMDLSLEPVESRIKGLGVFPSENYIRVIWVGASNLVPLFEEVDKRLQDLNFKREREYVPHITIGRVKFLKDRKLLKERIEKYRDIDLGTLYVDSIVLMKSTLTRSGPIYEVLERWDF is encoded by the coding sequence ATGAGGTGCTTCCTGGCTATTGAGTTAAGTGATGAGATAGTTGAGGGACTGGAGGATTTAAAAAGAAACTTCAAGATAGATGGTATCAAATTAGTTGAGAAGGAGAATCTCCATATTACAGTTAAATTTCTTGGAGAGATAGAGGAGAAAACTGTAGAAGATATTAAGAGTATGGATCTATCCTTAGAACCTGTTGAGAGTCGTATAAAGGGTTTAGGAGTGTTTCCCAGCGAGAACTATATAAGGGTTATCTGGGTAGGTGCATCTAACCTTGTACCTCTCTTTGAGGAGGTAGATAAAAGACTTCAAGATCTGAACTTTAAAAGGGAGAGGGAGTACGTGCCACATATAACCATAGGGAGGGTGAAGTTTCTTAAAGATAGGAAACTCCTTAAAGAGAGGATAGAAAAATATAGAGATATAGATCTAGGGACTCTCTATGTAGATAGTATAGTGTTGATGAAAAGTACCTTAACAAGGAGTGGGCCAATATATGAGGTACTTGAGAGATGGGATTTTTAA
- a CDS encoding amidohydrolase family protein: MYPRDTTYLKSHFLYGEDFQYRKGILVIEDGIIKGFTGEHIREPVFHKGVVIPPLINAHTHIGDNIIKDIGINKTLDELVKPPHGLKHRFLNACSDEELINGMVDGLEELRNNGITHFCDFREGGLKGVNLLREAYSRYNREFPHPIILGRPTTNNREDLKNEIREILKVADGIGLSGCNEYSDEELKTIRKLDYKIFSIHANEHRGSIEYSKSTYGMSEIERIVDLKLHPTFIIHATYTTPYEAQLLREYNIPVVVCPRANASFNVGLPDIKNLLDNNVLVGLGTDNFMANSPSIFKEMDFIYKIYHIDPKEILKFSTINNCRILGLEGVGLIEEGYKGIFTFIRDCPSIRYSKNITASVITRCEKGDIVIYGGNDDKGSY, translated from the coding sequence ATGTATCCCAGAGATACTACCTATCTAAAATCCCACTTCCTATACGGTGAGGACTTCCAATACAGAAAAGGTATTCTTGTAATAGAGGATGGTATAATAAAGGGATTTACAGGGGAACATATAAGGGAGCCTGTATTTCATAAAGGTGTTGTAATACCTCCTCTTATAAACGCCCACACCCATATCGGAGACAATATTATAAAGGATATAGGGATAAATAAAACCTTAGATGAACTTGTAAAACCTCCTCATGGACTGAAACATAGGTTTCTAAACGCCTGTAGTGATGAAGAATTAATAAACGGGATGGTAGATGGATTGGAGGAACTTAGAAACAACGGTATAACTCACTTCTGTGATTTTAGAGAGGGAGGATTAAAGGGGGTGAATCTTTTAAGAGAGGCATACAGTAGATACAACAGGGAATTTCCCCATCCTATAATATTGGGAAGACCTACAACTAACAATAGAGAAGATCTGAAAAATGAGATAAGGGAGATCCTGAAGGTTGCAGATGGGATAGGGCTAAGTGGATGCAACGAGTACTCAGATGAGGAGTTGAAGACTATCAGAAAGTTAGATTACAAGATATTCTCCATCCATGCCAATGAACATAGAGGTTCTATAGAGTACTCCAAAAGTACCTACGGGATGAGTGAGATAGAGAGGATAGTAGATCTAAAACTCCATCCCACATTTATTATACATGCCACCTATACAACACCTTACGAGGCACAACTTCTAAGGGAGTACAATATACCAGTTGTTGTATGTCCAAGGGCAAATGCCTCCTTCAACGTAGGACTACCTGATATTAAGAACCTACTGGATAATAATGTACTTGTTGGATTGGGAACTGACAACTTTATGGCCAACTCTCCATCTATATTTAAGGAGATGGATTTTATATACAAAATATACCATATAGATCCAAAGGAGATACTTAAATTCTCTACGATAAACAACTGTAGAATACTGGGACTTGAAGGAGTTGGACTAATTGAAGAGGGCTATAAGGGAATATTCACCTTCATAAGGGACTGTCCCTCTATAAGGTACTCCAAGAATATAACCGCCTCTGTAATAACGAGATGTGAAAAGGGAGATATTGTAATTTACGGGGGAAATGATGATAAGGGATCTTATTAA
- a CDS encoding 2,3-bisphosphoglycerate-independent phosphoglycerate mutase has product MKIILFIIDGLGDRPNSKGNTPLKEANTPTLDRMAKEGICGIMSAIDIGVRPGSDTAHLAILGYDPYKYYTGRGPFEAAGVGIEVKPGDVAFRCNFATVDENFKVLDRRAGRIRETKELEKVIDGLEIDGVKVIFKESGGYRAALVLRGEGLSDKVSDGDPHKEGVKVPEVKPLDSSQEARRTADVLNKLIKISYERLNNHPVNEERRRKGLPPGNIILPRGGGVVPYIEPFYERYKLRGACIAGTGLIKGIGKMVGLDFIPVEGATGTPSTNYMGKAKAVVENIKNYDFIMVNVKGADEASHDGDYETKVKVLENIDRMLEYILDNVDREEVYIVVTGDHSSPIEVRDHSADPVPIVIWGKGVRTDDVDRFDEFSTYKGGLSWIRGKYIMPILLDLINRSEKYGA; this is encoded by the coding sequence GTGAAAATAATACTCTTTATTATCGATGGATTGGGAGATAGACCAAACTCCAAGGGAAATACACCTTTAAAGGAGGCAAATACTCCAACCTTAGATAGGATGGCGAAAGAAGGTATCTGTGGAATAATGAGTGCCATAGATATAGGGGTGAGGCCTGGAAGTGATACCGCCCACTTGGCCATCCTTGGATACGATCCATATAAATATTACACTGGAAGGGGCCCATTTGAGGCTGCAGGTGTAGGTATAGAGGTGAAACCGGGAGATGTTGCATTTAGGTGTAACTTTGCCACTGTAGATGAGAACTTCAAGGTTTTAGATAGGAGGGCAGGGAGGATAAGGGAAACTAAGGAACTTGAGAAGGTTATAGATGGGCTGGAGATAGATGGGGTTAAGGTGATATTTAAGGAATCTGGAGGTTATAGGGCTGCACTTGTTCTAAGGGGAGAGGGGTTAAGTGATAAGGTTTCAGATGGAGATCCTCATAAAGAAGGTGTTAAGGTACCTGAGGTTAAGCCCTTGGATAGTTCTCAGGAGGCAAGAAGGACTGCAGATGTTCTCAATAAACTGATAAAGATCTCCTATGAAAGGTTGAACAATCACCCAGTAAATGAGGAGAGGAGGAGAAAGGGATTACCTCCTGGAAATATTATCCTACCGAGAGGGGGAGGGGTGGTACCTTATATAGAGCCATTTTATGAGAGGTACAAGTTAAGGGGTGCCTGTATTGCAGGTACTGGGTTGATAAAGGGTATAGGGAAGATGGTAGGGTTAGACTTTATACCTGTGGAGGGTGCTACAGGTACTCCCTCTACAAACTACATGGGCAAGGCTAAGGCTGTTGTAGAGAATATTAAGAATTACGACTTTATAATGGTTAATGTAAAAGGTGCAGATGAGGCGTCCCATGATGGAGACTACGAGACGAAGGTAAAGGTACTTGAGAACATAGATAGGATGTTAGAGTATATACTGGATAACGTAGATAGGGAGGAGGTTTATATTGTAGTAACTGGGGATCACAGTTCTCCCATAGAGGTTAGGGATCACTCTGCAGATCCTGTCCCTATAGTGATATGGGGTAAAGGTGTTAGGACAGACGATGTAGATAGATTTGATGAATTTTCTACCTACAAGGGGGGTTTATCCTGGATAAGGGGTAAGTACATTATGCCTATACTCCTAGATCTTATAAATAGATCTGAAAAGTACGGTGCTTAA
- a CDS encoding WD40 repeat domain-containing protein codes for MDFDRDGRNEGYCMLWKYRADDSVWSVSITPDGEYVVAGSGGWYGKYVYLFNKRGELLWKYETGGSVYSVSITPDGEYVVAGSEDKHVYLFNKRGELLWKYETDGWVYSVSITPDGDYVVAGSWRYVYLFNKRGELLWKYETGGSVYSVSITPDGEYVVAGSGWRIYLFNKRGELLWKYWTGSVYSVSITPDGEYVVAGSRYYIYLFNKRGELLWKYKTDSIVNSVSITPDGEYVVAGSRDDHVYLFNKEGELLWKYETDGIVNSVSITPDGEYVVAGSGDKHVYLFASPQAMLILEMKNQIKQCKNEIEEYENQIKQNITLIFILILIQVILILILNWDWRSPVVIIISLATIYYIIKIPYLLIKIKKLEKEILEREKRIIIRELKKLIGEEDEE; via the coding sequence ATGGATTTTGATAGAGATGGGAGGAATGAAGGTTATTGTATGTTGTGGAAGTATAGGGCAGATGATAGCGTATGGTCAGTCTCCATAACTCCTGATGGGGAGTATGTGGTTGCTGGGAGCGGGGGTTGGTATGGTAAGTATGTCTACCTCTTCAACAAAAGAGGAGAGTTGTTGTGGAAGTATGAGACAGGTGGTAGTGTTTACTCAGTCTCCATAACTCCTGATGGGGAGTATGTGGTTGCTGGGAGTGAGGATAAACATGTCTACCTCTTCAACAAAAGAGGAGAGTTGTTGTGGAAGTATGAGACAGATGGTTGGGTTTACTCAGTCTCTATAACTCCTGATGGAGATTATGTGGTTGCTGGGAGTTGGAGATATGTCTACCTCTTCAACAAAAGAGGAGAGTTGTTGTGGAAGTATGAGACAGGTGGTAGTGTTTACTCAGTCTCCATAACTCCTGATGGGGAGTATGTGGTTGCTGGGAGTGGATGGAGAATCTACCTCTTCAACAAAAGAGGAGAGTTGTTGTGGAAGTATTGGACAGGTAGTGTTTACTCAGTCTCCATAACTCCTGATGGGGAGTATGTGGTTGCTGGGAGTAGATATTATATCTACCTCTTCAACAAAAGAGGAGAGTTGTTGTGGAAGTATAAGACAGATAGTATTGTTAACTCAGTCTCCATAACTCCTGATGGGGAGTATGTGGTTGCTGGGAGTAGGGATGATCATGTCTACCTCTTCAACAAAGAAGGAGAGTTGTTGTGGAAGTATGAGACAGATGGTATTGTTAACTCAGTCTCCATAACTCCTGATGGGGAGTATGTGGTTGCTGGAAGTGGTGATAAACATGTCTACCTCTTCGCCTCACCACAGGCAATGTTAATATTGGAAATGAAAAACCAAATCAAACAATGTAAAAATGAAATCGAAGAATATGAAAACCAAATCAAACAAAACATCACCCTCATATTCATCCTTATACTCATCCAGGTAATACTGATCCTAATTTTAAACTGGGACTGGAGATCACCTGTAGTAATAATAATCAGTTTAGCAACAATATACTACATTATAAAAATTCCCTATCTCCTGATCAAGATTAAAAAATTAGAAAAAGAAATACTAGAAAGAGAAAAGAGAATAATAATCAGAGAATTAAAGAAACTTATCGGCGAAGAGGATGAGGAATAG
- a CDS encoding TIGR00304 family protein, which translates to MDRLLLIHLGIFLIFIGFFLVSFGVITYGIQNKDKIDDRIDKKEESEVSFSGIIMIGPIPIVVGNSPTLVILSVLILILMMLWVYLFYMRVF; encoded by the coding sequence ATGGATAGACTACTCCTTATACATCTTGGCATATTTCTAATATTTATCGGTTTTTTCTTAGTATCCTTTGGAGTTATCACATATGGGATTCAAAATAAAGATAAGATAGATGATAGGATAGATAAAAAGGAGGAAAGTGAAGTTTCTTTTTCAGGTATTATTATGATCGGTCCCATTCCTATCGTTGTCGGGAATTCACCTACATTAGTCATTCTCTCTGTCCTAATACTGATCCTAATGATGTTATGGGTATATCTTTTCTATATGAGGGTCTTTTAA
- the ilvE gene encoding branched-chain-amino-acid transaminase: MKVYLNGKFVDKEDAKISIYDHGLLYGDGVFEGIRAYDGVIFKLREHIDRLYDSARSILLEIPLSKEEMERVVVETVRVNNLRDAYIRLVVTRGIGDLGLDPRKCSNPTVFCIAEPMNPLLGESGIRVITSSIRRLPVDVLNPAVKSLNYLNSILAKIQANYAGVDEAFLLDSEGYVVEGTGDNIFVVKNGIIKTPPVASSILRGITRDTVIDIARELGYTVVEERLTLHELYVADEVFITGTAAEVVPVVEIDGRVINNGKTGKITRRLKEEFDRVKRILGTRVYD, encoded by the coding sequence ATGAAGGTGTATTTAAATGGTAAGTTTGTAGATAAAGAGGATGCTAAGATATCTATCTACGATCATGGTCTTCTCTATGGAGATGGTGTATTTGAAGGTATAAGGGCGTACGATGGGGTTATCTTTAAATTAAGGGAGCATATAGATAGGCTCTACGACTCTGCGAGGTCTATTCTTTTAGAGATACCTCTCTCTAAGGAAGAAATGGAGAGAGTGGTGGTTGAGACTGTAAGAGTAAACAACTTGAGGGATGCCTATATTAGACTGGTGGTTACTCGAGGGATTGGTGATTTAGGATTAGACCCTAGAAAGTGTTCTAATCCAACTGTATTCTGTATAGCGGAACCTATGAACCCCCTACTTGGAGAGAGTGGTATAAGGGTTATAACATCCTCAATTAGAAGACTACCTGTAGATGTACTAAACCCTGCTGTAAAATCCCTAAATTATCTAAATAGTATTCTGGCAAAAATTCAGGCGAACTATGCAGGGGTTGACGAGGCTTTCCTACTGGACAGTGAGGGGTATGTGGTAGAGGGAACTGGAGATAACATATTTGTAGTAAAAAATGGTATTATAAAAACTCCTCCAGTGGCATCTAGTATACTTAGAGGTATCACAAGGGATACAGTTATAGATATAGCGAGGGAGTTGGGCTATACAGTTGTGGAGGAAAGACTTACCCTCCACGAGTTATACGTTGCAGATGAGGTGTTTATAACAGGCACCGCTGCAGAGGTAGTACCTGTCGTAGAGATAGATGGAAGGGTAATTAACAACGGTAAAACAGGGAAGATAACAAGAAGGTTAAAGGAGGAATTTGATAGAGTAAAAAGGATTTTGGGTACAAGAGTGTACGATTAA
- a CDS encoding Trm112 family protein: MTWVRKYLDILQCPSCGGELELVEERYKGYKLLCKRCKEEYPIVDDIPILLRK; the protein is encoded by the coding sequence ATGACCTGGGTAAGGAAGTACTTAGATATACTCCAGTGTCCATCCTGTGGAGGAGAGTTGGAACTTGTGGAGGAGAGGTATAAGGGATATAAACTTCTATGTAAAAGATGTAAGGAGGAATATCCTATAGTAGATGATATACCTATATTACTAAGAAAGTGA
- the hpt gene encoding hypoxanthine/guanine phosphoribosyltransferase — MKMLIETLKSSPVVKRGDYHYFVHPISDGIPLVDPHLLREVATYIIKVCDLEDVDKIVTAEAMGIPLATILSLYTDIPYVIMRKRSYNLEGEIPVYQETGYSKGNLYLNGIKKGDKVIIVDDVISTGGTMVAMIKALERAGAEIKDIVCVIERGRGKEEVKEKTGYDVKTLVKVDVVDGKVVIL, encoded by the coding sequence ATGAAGATGTTGATAGAGACGTTGAAATCCTCCCCTGTTGTAAAGAGAGGGGATTATCATTACTTTGTACATCCTATATCAGACGGTATTCCTCTGGTAGATCCTCATCTACTTAGAGAGGTGGCAACCTATATTATAAAAGTTTGTGATCTTGAAGATGTGGATAAGATCGTTACGGCAGAGGCTATGGGTATACCTTTGGCAACCATTCTCTCCCTATACACAGATATACCTTACGTTATTATGAGGAAGAGGAGTTATAACTTAGAGGGGGAGATACCAGTCTATCAGGAGACAGGATACAGTAAAGGCAATCTCTATCTAAATGGGATTAAGAAGGGAGATAAGGTTATAATTGTTGACGATGTAATATCTACTGGCGGTACTATGGTGGCAATGATCAAAGCCTTAGAAAGGGCAGGAGCAGAGATAAAAGATATTGTATGTGTAATAGAGAGGGGAAGAGGTAAGGAAGAGGTAAAGGAAAAAACTGGATACGATGTTAAAACCCTTGTTAAAGTTGATGTGGTAGATGGTAAAGTGGTTATTTTGTAA